In a genomic window of Streptomyces pristinaespiralis:
- a CDS encoding SigE family RNA polymerase sigma factor — protein MAEVLDIARVPVRGAAVRPLRRPRPAGGMPVIAPMPASRTSRVTSQRQGADDTMATGTTVDHLTETYRAHYRSLLGLAALLLDDTASCEDVVQEAFIRVHSARNRVRDPEKTLAYLRQTVVNLSRSALRRRILGLKLLSKPMPDMASAEEGAYDQLERDALIKAMRGLQRRQREVLVLRYFADMTEAQVAETLGVSLGSVKAYGSRGIAALRVAMEATK, from the coding sequence GTGGCAGAGGTTCTCGACATCGCAAGGGTCCCGGTACGCGGCGCAGCAGTGCGACCGCTCCGCAGGCCCCGCCCAGCCGGCGGCATGCCGGTGATCGCTCCCATGCCCGCTTCGCGGACGTCCCGCGTCACGTCCCAGCGGCAGGGTGCTGACGACACCATGGCCACGGGCACCACCGTCGACCACCTCACCGAGACCTACCGCGCCCACTACCGGTCGCTGCTGGGTCTCGCCGCGCTGCTCCTCGACGACACGGCCTCCTGCGAGGACGTCGTCCAGGAGGCGTTCATCCGGGTCCACTCGGCGCGCAACCGAGTGCGTGACCCGGAGAAGACCCTCGCCTACCTGCGGCAGACCGTGGTCAACCTCTCGCGCTCCGCGCTGCGCAGGCGGATCCTCGGCCTCAAGCTGCTCTCCAAGCCCATGCCCGACATGGCGAGCGCCGAGGAAGGCGCGTACGACCAGCTGGAGCGGGACGCACTCATCAAGGCGATGCGCGGGCTTCAGCGGCGGCAGCGCGAAGTACTGGTGCTGCGATACTTCGCCGACATGACCGAGGCGCAGGTGGCGGAGACCCTCGGGGTCTCACTCGGCTCGGTGAAGGCGTACGGCTCACGGGGTATCGCGGCGCTGCGCGTCGCCATGGAGGCCACCAAATGA
- a CDS encoding aspartate-semialdehyde dehydrogenase produces MNRKPALAVVGATGAVGAVMLEILSQHADVWGEIRLAASPRSAGRKLAVRGEQCEVLSLEESVFDGIDVALFLVPGEVSERWAPVAVAKGAVVVDASPAFRADPDVPLVVPEVNPHAVRVRPRGIVAGPHDTTLAMIPAVGALHAEFGLRELVVSSYQAVSGAGRDAVAALRQQLSMVAGTELGTGPGDVRRAVGDDLGPFPAPIALNVVPWTGTLADDGWSTEELGLRAETRKILDLPGLKVTATCVRVPVLTTHSLSVHARFENEITVERAHEVLATSPGVVLYDNPEAGDFPTPADVVGTDPTWVGRVRRSPDDACGLEMFVCGDNLRKGAALNSAQIAEAVAAEYGSGAGGGRGAGTIS; encoded by the coding sequence ATGAACCGCAAGCCGGCGCTCGCGGTCGTCGGTGCGACCGGAGCAGTCGGCGCGGTGATGCTCGAGATCCTTTCCCAGCACGCGGACGTCTGGGGCGAGATCAGACTCGCCGCCTCCCCGCGCTCGGCCGGCCGCAAGCTGGCCGTGCGCGGGGAGCAGTGCGAGGTCCTGTCGCTCGAGGAGAGCGTCTTCGACGGCATCGACGTCGCGCTCTTCCTGGTGCCGGGCGAGGTGTCGGAGCGCTGGGCGCCCGTCGCCGTGGCCAAGGGCGCGGTCGTCGTGGACGCGTCGCCGGCCTTCCGGGCGGACCCGGACGTCCCGCTGGTCGTGCCCGAGGTGAACCCGCATGCCGTGCGGGTGCGTCCGCGAGGCATCGTCGCCGGCCCGCACGACACCACGCTCGCCATGATCCCGGCCGTCGGCGCGCTGCACGCCGAGTTCGGGCTGCGGGAACTGGTCGTCTCGTCCTACCAGGCCGTCAGCGGCGCCGGACGTGACGCCGTGGCCGCTCTGCGCCAACAGCTGTCCATGGTCGCCGGCACGGAACTGGGCACCGGTCCCGGAGACGTACGGCGTGCCGTGGGCGACGACCTCGGGCCGTTCCCGGCTCCGATCGCCCTCAACGTGGTCCCCTGGACGGGCACGCTCGCCGACGACGGCTGGTCCACCGAAGAGCTCGGGCTGCGGGCGGAGACCCGCAAGATCCTCGATCTGCCGGGGCTGAAGGTCACGGCCACCTGCGTACGCGTGCCGGTGCTCACCACGCACTCGCTGTCGGTGCACGCGCGCTTCGAGAACGAGATCACCGTGGAGCGGGCGCACGAGGTCCTCGCGACCTCTCCCGGTGTGGTCCTCTACGACAACCCGGAGGCGGGCGACTTCCCCACGCCCGCGGACGTGGTGGGGACGGACCCGACATGGGTGGGGCGGGTGCGGCGCTCGCCGGACGACGCCTGCGGCCTCGAGATGTTCGTGTGCGGTGACAATCTCCGCAAAGGCGCGGCCCTGAACTCGGCGCAGATCGCGGAGGCCGTGGCCGCCGAGTACGGCTCAGGGGCGGGCGGCGGCAGGGGCGCCGGAACCATCTCGTAA
- a CDS encoding aspartate kinase, with translation MGLVVQKYGGSSVADAEGIKRVAKRIVDAKKNGHQVVVVVSAMGDTTDELIDLAEQVSPIPAGREFDMLLTAGERISMALLAMAIKNLGHEAQSFTGSQAGVITDSVHNKARIIDVTPGRIRTALDEGNIAIVAGFQGVSQDKKDITTLGRGGSDTTAVALAAALDAEVCEIYTDVDGVFTADPRVVKKARKIDWISSEDMLELAASGSKVLLHRCVEYARRYNIPIHVRSSFSGLRGTWVSNEPQGDQKVEHAIISGVAHDVSEAKITVVGVPDKPGEAAAIFRTIANAEINIDMVVQNVSAATTALTDISFTLPKTDGRKAMDALEKAKSSIGFDSLRYDDQIGKISLVGAGMKTNPGVTASFFEALSDAGVNIELISTSEIRISVVTRADDVNEAVRAVHSAFGLDSDSDEAVVYGGTGR, from the coding sequence GTGGGCCTTGTCGTGCAGAAGTACGGAGGCTCCTCCGTAGCCGATGCCGAAGGCATCAAGCGGGTCGCCAAGCGAATCGTCGATGCCAAGAAGAACGGCCACCAGGTGGTCGTCGTGGTGTCGGCGATGGGTGACACGACGGACGAGCTGATCGATCTCGCCGAGCAGGTATCCCCGATCCCTGCCGGGCGTGAGTTCGACATGCTGCTGACCGCAGGAGAGCGGATCTCCATGGCGCTGCTCGCCATGGCGATCAAGAACCTGGGCCACGAGGCCCAGTCGTTCACCGGCAGCCAGGCCGGCGTCATCACCGACTCGGTCCACAACAAAGCGCGCATCATCGATGTGACGCCGGGCCGGATCCGCACGGCGCTCGACGAGGGCAACATCGCCATCGTCGCCGGCTTCCAGGGTGTGTCCCAGGACAAGAAGGACATCACCACGCTCGGCCGGGGCGGGTCGGACACGACCGCCGTCGCCCTCGCCGCCGCGCTGGACGCCGAGGTCTGCGAGATCTACACCGACGTCGACGGTGTCTTCACCGCCGACCCGCGGGTCGTGAAGAAGGCCCGGAAGATCGACTGGATCTCCTCCGAGGACATGCTGGAGCTCGCCGCCTCCGGCTCCAAGGTGCTCCTGCACCGCTGCGTCGAGTACGCACGCCGATACAACATCCCGATCCACGTCCGCTCGTCCTTCTCGGGACTGCGAGGCACCTGGGTCAGCAACGAACCGCAAGGGGATCAGAAGGTGGAGCACGCCATCATCTCCGGAGTCGCCCACGACGTCTCCGAGGCGAAGATCACGGTCGTCGGGGTGCCGGACAAGCCGGGCGAGGCCGCGGCCATCTTCCGCACGATCGCGAACGCCGAGATCAACATCGACATGGTCGTCCAGAACGTCTCCGCGGCCACCACCGCGCTGACGGACATCTCCTTCACCCTCCCCAAGACGGACGGCCGCAAGGCCATGGACGCCCTGGAGAAGGCGAAGAGCTCGATCGGCTTCGACTCGCTGCGCTACGACGACCAGATCGGCAAGATCTCCCTGGTCGGCGCCGGTATGAAGACCAACCCGGGCGTCACCGCCTCGTTCTTCGAGGCGCTGTCGGACGCCGGGGTGAACATCGAGCTGATCTCGACCTCCGAGATCCGCATCTCTGTGGTCACCCGCGCCGACGACGTCAACGAGGCCGTCCGCGCCGTGCACAGCGCCTTCGGGCTCGACTCCGATTCCGACGAGGCGGTCGTCTACGGCGGCACCGGGCGATGA
- a CDS encoding DUF5063 domain-containing protein has translation MSDAMLHAVDQNPDDFAVQIADSIESFIVATTEVAKGDEPDSAVPFLLLEVSQLLLTGGRLGAHEDIVPDERYEPDTGPDADVDDLRMRFATMLDPVDVFSEVFDPYEPRKAPVPSRISDSLADIVMDLRHGLAHYRAGRTTEALWWWQFSYFSNWGPTASATLRALQSLVAHVRLDQPLAELDGLDTDEDLTEEALAEEAGRVMVEEILGPPELRRTH, from the coding sequence ATGTCTGACGCCATGCTGCACGCCGTTGACCAGAACCCGGACGACTTCGCGGTTCAGATCGCCGACTCGATCGAGTCCTTCATCGTCGCCACGACCGAGGTGGCGAAGGGCGACGAACCGGACAGTGCGGTGCCGTTCCTGCTGCTCGAGGTCTCCCAGCTGCTGCTGACCGGCGGCCGCCTCGGCGCCCACGAGGACATCGTCCCGGACGAGCGGTACGAGCCGGACACCGGCCCGGACGCCGACGTCGACGACCTGCGCATGCGCTTCGCGACGATGCTCGACCCGGTGGACGTCTTCTCGGAGGTCTTCGACCCCTACGAGCCGCGCAAGGCGCCGGTCCCTTCGCGGATCTCCGACAGCCTCGCCGACATCGTCATGGACCTGCGCCACGGGCTCGCCCACTACCGGGCCGGCCGCACCACCGAGGCCCTGTGGTGGTGGCAGTTCTCGTACTTCTCCAACTGGGGGCCGACCGCCTCCGCGACCCTCCGGGCCCTCCAGTCCCTGGTCGCGCACGTCCGGCTCGACCAGCCGCTCGCCGAGCTCGACGGCCTCGACACGGACGAGGACCTGACCGAGGAGGCGCTGGCCGAGGAAGCGGGCCGGGTCATGGTCGAGGAGATCCTCGGGCCGCCGGAGCTGCGCCGGACCCACTGA